The Filimonas lacunae genomic sequence TACTGGAAACATCGTGGCGGTATAGACCCAAACGGGGCACATTTTACATTACAATCATTAGCAAGCCTGCATCTCGTTGGCCCCGATGGCAGTAAACACGCCCTGCAAACAGCCCGTATCTTCTTTTTAATAGCCATATTAATACTGGTAATAGCCTGCATCAACTACGTAAACCTTAGCACTGCCCGCAGCATGCAACGTGTTAAAGAGGTAAGTATGCGTAAAATAATAGGCGCTGCACGTGCACAGTTATTTATACAGTTTATCATAGAATCAGCAGTACTATTCACCTTGGCCACTCTGCTGGCATTTGGATTAATATATGCATTGTTACCTTTATACAACAATATATCAGGCAAGCAGCTTTACTTCAACCTGTTTTCAGTTGATGTGTGGATGGTAACCGGCAGCGCTATTGCAGGCACCTTGTTATTATCTGCTATTTACCCCGCACTACTGTTATCTTCTTTTAAACCCATGCAGGCATTAAAAGGCAAACTTACTACCGGTATGGCTACTACCACCTTTCGCAAAGCACTGGTGGTTACACAATTTGTATGCTCTATCGGCTTAATCATAGCCACTGTTATCATAGCCCGGCAATTGAAGTTTATGCGTGAAAAAAACCTGGGCTTTAATAAAGAGCAGGTATTCTCCTTTGGACTAAATGATCAAACCTATGCACACCAGGATGTGCTGCTGCATCAGCTGCAACAACACCCCGGCGTACTGGCTACTGCTGTTTCCGACAACACCTTTGCCGGTGTTAGCAGCATAACCGGCGATACCGACTGGGAAGGTAAAGCACCCAAAAGCAGCATGATGATTAACCAGCGAGCTATAGATGAACATTTTATCCCATTGTTGCAACTAAAAATGGCCGAAGGCGGCAATTTCACCGGCATTGGCGACAGCCTGCACTACATACTCAACGAAACCGCTGTAAAACAAATGGGCATCACCAGCCCTATAGGCAAACGCTTTTCCTTACACAACATCCCTGGTATTATCATAGGTGTGGTAAAAGACTACAACTTTGCTTCGCTGAAAACAGCTATTGATCCCGTAATACTCACTTACGAAAAACAGAACTACCGCATTTTTGTAAAAACCACTCCCAAAGATGCCGCCAGTGTAATAACCATCGCTCAAAATAGCTGGCAGCAACTAGGTTCCGACTTTCCTTTCCAGTACTCTTTCCTGGATGCAGAGTTTGATAAAATGTACCGCTCTGATAACCGCGCAGGCACGCTGTTTAACGTATTTGCCGCAGTAGCCGTTATTATAAGCGCTTTAGGCCTATTAGGACTAGCCACCTACACCACCCAGGTAAAAACAAAAGAAGTAGGCATAAGAAAGGTATTGGGTGCCAGCATAACCCAGATAGTAACCCTGCTGGCTAAGGAGTTTGTGTTGCTGGTTCTACTGGCATTTGCTATTGCCAGCCCCATCGCCTGGCTTGCCATGCACAGCTGGCTGGAAAGCTATACCTACCGCATCAGTATACAATGGTGGATGTTTGCCGGCACCGCAGGTATAGCTATAGGCATCACTTTATTAACCATCGGCCACCAGGCCATCAAAGCCGCCTTTGCCAACCCCGTAAAAAGCCTGAAGACAGAATAAGCCTGCTAACTACCTTTCTGCTTCATTATACAATGCGTCATTTCCGCCTGACATGCGGAAATGACTACCCCTTTATGCACTGTCACCAGCATAACCAGGATATGCTGCCAATATAAAGTAAGTGCTGCCAGATGCAATAAGACTATCTTCACCGGAATACCGGCAATTTGCCACACACTACACTCAATTGTCCTCATTGGAACAAACATTTAACGACCTTATTGATAGTTTTATCAGTAATAAAGTAGGTATTTCGGATAATTTCTTAAGCGAGTCATTGGCCGCACACCTGAAAGCTAACCTGAACAGCCTGTATGCCCAAAATCAAATGAAGGCAGCCGGCACAGGCAATAATAGCCAGGTAGTACACGATAAGCTTTTCAGAAGCGATATTATTCACTGGCTCGATCGCAAGCACAACAACGTGCACGAAAATGCCTTTTTCGACCTCATGGACAGCTTTGTAAGCCATTTAAACAGTACTTGCTATACCGGTATTACCGGTTACGAATTTCACTACACCCTGTACGAAAAAGATAGCTTTTATAAAAAGCACCTTGACCAGTTCCGCAACAACGACAGCCGGCAATATTCCATGATTATTTACCTGAACAGCAACTGGCAGGAAAGCGATGGTGGCGAGTTATGCATTCACCACAGCGATAGTTTACAAAACATATCTCCCAACAACTGTAAAAGCGTGTTTTTTAAAAGCAGTGAAATAGAACACGAAGTGTTGGTTACACATAAAGAAAGAAGAAGCATCACCGGCTGGCTAAAGATTTAACCAGCAAAGAATTAGCTCTTTAAAAAAAATTGAAAAAGAATTTGTTGGTTCAAAACATTTACCCCTATATTTGCACTCCCAAAACGGTAGAACGGTAACACAGAAAGCCACTAAAGGGAAGGTTTGGATCGGTAGTTCAGTTGGTTAGAATGCCGCCCTGTCACGGCGGAGGTCGCGGGTTCGAGTCCCGTCCGGTCCGCAAGAAGCTCACAGCAATGTGGGCTTTTTTGTTTTACATCCACGAAGTCCGGTGTAGCCGGAAAAGAGGATAAGCAGAAACTTTTCATCGGCTGTTGTACCATTTTTCTGCGGCTACTATAAGTAAGCCGAAGCCTTTATTAGACGAATGTGGGTTGATCCTAAGAAAAATAAAGGGCAACGGCAGAGGGTTTCCAGAAAACCTGTATGAGCAAGAATGATACTTTCCGCTTCCATATGCTAACGGACGGGCGCTTCGCTTGTACGAGCGAGTTGCTCGTCCTATAGGACGAGGCATTGGAAAGC encodes the following:
- a CDS encoding 2OG-Fe(II) oxygenase, yielding MEQTFNDLIDSFISNKVGISDNFLSESLAAHLKANLNSLYAQNQMKAAGTGNNSQVVHDKLFRSDIIHWLDRKHNNVHENAFFDLMDSFVSHLNSTCYTGITGYEFHYTLYEKDSFYKKHLDQFRNNDSRQYSMIIYLNSNWQESDGGELCIHHSDSLQNISPNNCKSVFFKSSEIEHEVLVTHKERRSITGWLKI
- a CDS encoding ABC transporter permease — translated: MLLNYFKTAWRNLLKSKFYSIINITGLAIGLAVGVMILLWVQNEMSYDRFHQQSSSIYKINSFIGGNHEQVWSTSPGPLAVYTKESVPDIAQTVRVKENYAPQAIVAKGEKYVEPNTAYVDSNFFRLFTLPMLSGSVAHPFNGTNSVIITSTIAQKYFGTSSAVGQTLTVNKEPYTITGVMADFPANSTMQYQLLYPMSRYAKEFIQNGGNGDWKTIDEDLGNYAFNTYVQLQPHAQPATAIKKITDIYWKHRGGIDPNGAHFTLQSLASLHLVGPDGSKHALQTARIFFLIAILILVIACINYVNLSTARSMQRVKEVSMRKIIGAARAQLFIQFIIESAVLFTLATLLAFGLIYALLPLYNNISGKQLYFNLFSVDVWMVTGSAIAGTLLLSAIYPALLLSSFKPMQALKGKLTTGMATTTFRKALVVTQFVCSIGLIIATVIIARQLKFMREKNLGFNKEQVFSFGLNDQTYAHQDVLLHQLQQHPGVLATAVSDNTFAGVSSITGDTDWEGKAPKSSMMINQRAIDEHFIPLLQLKMAEGGNFTGIGDSLHYILNETAVKQMGITSPIGKRFSLHNIPGIIIGVVKDYNFASLKTAIDPVILTYEKQNYRIFVKTTPKDAASVITIAQNSWQQLGSDFPFQYSFLDAEFDKMYRSDNRAGTLFNVFAAVAVIISALGLLGLATYTTQVKTKEVGIRKVLGASITQIVTLLAKEFVLLVLLAFAIASPIAWLAMHSWLESYTYRISIQWWMFAGTAGIAIGITLLTIGHQAIKAAFANPVKSLKTE